A window of Syntrophaceae bacterium genomic DNA:
TCTGGAAGATCCCCTTCATCGAGGACAGGGAGCCGGCGAAGATCGACATCGCGCTCCGGGAGCGCATCAAGGAGCTGAACTGCCTCTACGCGATTGCGCGGCTGGCCGAGAGGCACCATGATTCGATGGAGGATTTTCTCAAGGCCCTCGTCGAGCTTCTCCCCTTGTCGTGGCAGTACCCCGAGATCGCCTGTGCCCGAATCGTGATCGAGGACCGGACGTACCGGAGCCGGGACTTCCGGCTCACGAAATGGCGCCAGACCGCGCCGATCCTCGTGCACGGCGAGCCGGTGGGGGACGTGACGATTTTTTACCTGGAGGAGCGCCCCGCGGCGGACGAGGGGCCCTTTCTGAAAGAGGAGCGGGTCCTCATCGACGAGGTGGCAACGCGCATCGGCTCCATCGCCGTGCGCATCGCCGCCGAGAAGGAACTGCAGGAGATCAACAAGCAGCTCTCCGTGGAGCGGCAGGCCCTGCAGGAGGCCAACGCGGCGCTGCGCGCCGTTCTGGCCAAGATCGAGGAGGAGAAGAAACAGACCTACCGGGACATCCAGACGAACATCGAGAAGATCATCATGCCGATCCTCCACGCCCTGTCCGTCGAGGTCCCGAAGGCCCAGCGCAAGTACGTGGAGATCCTCCGCAACAGCCTCGAGGAGATGACCTCGCCCTTCGTCAGCAAGGTCGTCAACCACTACCACTCGCTCTCCCCCACGGAGATCAGCATCTGCAACATGATCCGCAACGGGATGCGCACCAAGGACATCGCCCAGCTGAGGGGGGTGAGCGCGGCCACCGTCAACCGCCACCGGGAGAACATCCGGAAGAAACTGAGGATCACCAATGACCGGGTGAATCTGGCGACCTACCTGCAGTCCCTGGCGTGATAACGAGGGCCCGGGGAGGGGCAGGGGACGGCGCGGTGTTCGTGCGGCCTGTTCCTCGGCGAGGCGCCGCGGTCAGGAGGCGCAGTAGCAGATCAGCCGCTGGCTGACCACGTCGGACACCAGCCTCAGGTCCCTGTCCCTGACATCGCAGACCCGGACCACGCCGGCGAAGCGGTCTTCCTGCGGCAGAAGGTCGGCAAGACGGTTCGGCAGACCCTCCAGCCAGTCCCCGTTGAAGAACACCCCCTCCCTCTCCGGGTAGATCGCGAGGTAAAAGATGTCCGTCTCGATGAGGTCCTGGAAGAGGTGCGTCCCGAAGGAGAGGTCCGGGATGAGAGTGCCGTCGCGGTAGGCGATCTCCGCGATGACGGAGATCTTGCTGATCTCCGAGAACTTCACGGGAACCCCCATGGCCGGGGTGTTCGTCCCCCAGCGCCCGGGGCCGAACACCGCCGTCGGCATGTCTTCGCGCCGCTCGATCAGGCTGTTGATCCGGCCGACGAGGCGCGCGACGTCGTATTTCTGCGAGAGGGGCAGCTTCGTGTATGCCTTCGGGTCGACGTAGACGATGCGGGCGATGCTCTGGGAGACGCTGCCCCCCATGAAGTTGCCCACCTGCCGCAGGAGGATCCTCTTCCGGGGGATCCTCTCCGGGATCTCGACCTGGACATCCTGCCCCTTGGTCTGGAAGGGGCGGCACTGCAGGACGTTGACCCGGAGGCGTCCCTCGTTGTCGAAGTTCGCCGTGAACTCGACGTCCACAGGACACCGGTAGACGCTCTCGAGGGCCCGGAGCATCCGGGACATGACGGCCGTGAAGTCCGTTGCGGACAGCAACTCGTCGAAGGTCAGGATCCAGGCGTCCTCCCCGGGCCGCCCGTCGGCCCGCGCCGGCCCCGGGCTCTCCTCGTCCCGCACGCCGATGAGGTCGAGACG
This region includes:
- a CDS encoding LuxR family transcriptional regulator, with the protein product MAQTPSKRPHGDVRGPLSARDYLANLWKIPFIEDREPAKIDIALRERIKELNCLYAIARLAERHHDSMEDFLKALVELLPLSWQYPEIACARIVIEDRTYRSRDFRLTKWRQTAPILVHGEPVGDVTIFYLEERPAADEGPFLKEERVLIDEVATRIGSIAVRIAAEKELQEINKQLSVERQALQEANAALRAVLAKIEEEKKQTYRDIQTNIEKIIMPILHALSVEVPKAQRKYVEILRNSLEEMTSPFVSKVVNHYHSLSPTEISICNMIRNGMRTKDIAQLRGVSAATVNRHRENIRKKLRITNDRVNLATYLQSLA